From the Macaca nemestrina isolate mMacNem1 chromosome 7, mMacNem.hap1, whole genome shotgun sequence genome, one window contains:
- the LOC105473605 gene encoding AP-5 complex subunit mu-1 isoform X3 produces MRNFDPCGPPFRKWNLEEESTGVAGDRRYPTVEKRARVFNGASYVPIPEDGPFLKALLFELRLLDDDKDFVESRDSCSRINKTSIYGLLIGGEELWPVVAFLKNDIIYACVPLVEQTLSPRPPLISVSGVSQGFEFLFGIQDFLYSGQKNDSELNTKLSQLPDLLLQACPFGTLLDANLKNSLDNTNFASVTQPQKQPAWKTGTYKGKPQVSISITEKVKSMQYDKQGIADTWQVVGTVTCKCDLEGIMPNVTISLNLPTNGSPLQDILVHPCVTSLDSAILTSSSIDAMDDSAFSGPYKFPLTPPLESFNLCYYTSQVPVPPILGFYQLKEEEVQLRITINLKLHESVKNNFEFCEAHIPFYNRGPITHLEYKTSFGQLEVFREKSLLIWIIGQKFPKSMEISLSGTVTFGAKSHEKQPFDPICIGETAYLKGHPGHYTATWTTECAMSSEKLHFRILDYTLTGCYADQHSVQVFASGKPKISAWLHLCQMPSFSHV; encoded by the exons ATGAGGAACTTTGATCCTTGCGGGCCACCGTTCCGGAAGTGGAATTTAGAGGAAGAAAGTACCGGAGTTGCAGGGGATAG GCGGTATCCAACGGTTGAAAAACGAGCCAGAGTCTTCAATGGAGCAAGTTATGTGCCTATTCCCGAAGATGGTCCCTTTCTTAAAGCACTGCTCTTTGAACTTAGATTATTGGATGATGATAAAGACTTTGTTGAGAGTCGTGATAGCTGTTCACGCATCAATAAAACATCCATTTATGGACTCTTGATAGGAGGTGAAGAACTCTGGCCCGTTGTTGCTTTTCTGAAGAATGACATTATATATGCTTGTGTTCCACTAGTTGAACAAACTCTGTCCCCTCGTCCGCCATTAATTAGTGTTAGTGGAGTTTCACAAGGCTTTGAATTTCTTTTTGGGATACAGGATTTTCTTTATTCAGGTCAAAAAAATGACTCTGAGCTAAATACAAAATTGAGCCAGTTGCCTGACTTGCTTCTGCAGGCTTGTCCATTTGGCACTTTATTAGATGCCAACTTAAAGAATTCATTAGATAATACCAATTTTGCATCTGTGACTCAGCCACAAAAACAGCCAGCTTGGAAAACTGGAACGTACAAAGGAAAACCACAAGTTTCTATTTCTATCACTGAAAAGGTAAAATCCATGCAATATGATAAACAGGGTATAGCGGATACATGGCAAGTTGTTGGAACAGTGACTTGCAAG TGTGATTTGGAAGGAATCATGCCAAATGTTACCATCAGCTTGAATCTCCCCACCAATGGATCTCCACTTCAAGATATTCTAGTTCATCCTTGTGTAACTTCTCTTGACTCTGCAATTCTGACTTCTAGTAGTATTGATGCAATGGATGACTCTGCATTTAGTGGGCCTTACAAATTTCCATTGACTCCACCTTTAGAGTCATTCAACTTATGCTACTACACTTCCCAG gTCCCTGTCCCACCAATTTTGGGATTTTATCAATTGAAGGAGGAAGAAGTACAACTAAGAATAACCATTAATTTAAAACTTCACGAaagtgtgaaaaataattttgaattctgTGAAGCTCATATACCTTTTTACAATAG aggtCCAATTACACATTTGGAATATAAAACTAGTTTTGGCCAGCTCGAAGTATTTCGAGAGAAAAGCTTACTGATCTGGATTATTG GCCAGAAGTTCCCAAAATCAATGGAAATTAGTCTTTCTGGAACTGTAACTTTTGGAGCCAAGAGCCATGAGAAGCAGCCATTTGACCCAATTTGTATTGGAGAAACAGCATATTTAAAG GGGCACCCTGGCCACTACACtgcaacctggacaacagagtgtgCTATGTCTTCAGAGAAG cTTCATTTTAGGATCTTAGATTACACACTCACTGGGTGTTACGCAGATCAGCATTCAGTTCAAGTTTTTGCATcaggaaaaccaaaaataagtGCAT
- the LOC105473605 gene encoding AP-5 complex subunit mu-1 isoform X1, giving the protein MRNFDPCGPPFRKWNLEEESTGVAGDRRYPTVEKRARVFNGASYVPIPEDGPFLKALLFELRLLDDDKDFVESRDSCSRINKTSIYGLLIGGEELWPVVAFLKNDIIYACVPLVEQTLSPRPPLISVSGVSQGFEFLFGIQDFLYSGQKNDSELNTKLSQLPDLLLQACPFGTLLDANLKNSLDNTNFASVTQPQKQPAWKTGTYKGKPQVSISITEKVKSMQYDKQGIADTWQVVGTVTCKCDLEGIMPNVTISLNLPTNGSPLQDILVHPCVTSLDSAILTSSSIDAMDDSAFSGPYKFPLTPPLESFNLCYYTSQVPVPPILGFYQLKEEEVQLRITINLKLHESVKNNFEFCEAHIPFYNRGPITHLEYKTSFGQLEVFREKSLLIWIIGQKFPKSMEISLSGTVTFGAKSHEKQPFDPICIGETAYLKGHPGHYTATWTTECAMSSEKLHFRILDYTLTGCYADQHSVQVFASGKPKISAYRKLISSDYYIWNSKAPAPVTYGSLLL; this is encoded by the exons ATGAGGAACTTTGATCCTTGCGGGCCACCGTTCCGGAAGTGGAATTTAGAGGAAGAAAGTACCGGAGTTGCAGGGGATAG GCGGTATCCAACGGTTGAAAAACGAGCCAGAGTCTTCAATGGAGCAAGTTATGTGCCTATTCCCGAAGATGGTCCCTTTCTTAAAGCACTGCTCTTTGAACTTAGATTATTGGATGATGATAAAGACTTTGTTGAGAGTCGTGATAGCTGTTCACGCATCAATAAAACATCCATTTATGGACTCTTGATAGGAGGTGAAGAACTCTGGCCCGTTGTTGCTTTTCTGAAGAATGACATTATATATGCTTGTGTTCCACTAGTTGAACAAACTCTGTCCCCTCGTCCGCCATTAATTAGTGTTAGTGGAGTTTCACAAGGCTTTGAATTTCTTTTTGGGATACAGGATTTTCTTTATTCAGGTCAAAAAAATGACTCTGAGCTAAATACAAAATTGAGCCAGTTGCCTGACTTGCTTCTGCAGGCTTGTCCATTTGGCACTTTATTAGATGCCAACTTAAAGAATTCATTAGATAATACCAATTTTGCATCTGTGACTCAGCCACAAAAACAGCCAGCTTGGAAAACTGGAACGTACAAAGGAAAACCACAAGTTTCTATTTCTATCACTGAAAAGGTAAAATCCATGCAATATGATAAACAGGGTATAGCGGATACATGGCAAGTTGTTGGAACAGTGACTTGCAAG TGTGATTTGGAAGGAATCATGCCAAATGTTACCATCAGCTTGAATCTCCCCACCAATGGATCTCCACTTCAAGATATTCTAGTTCATCCTTGTGTAACTTCTCTTGACTCTGCAATTCTGACTTCTAGTAGTATTGATGCAATGGATGACTCTGCATTTAGTGGGCCTTACAAATTTCCATTGACTCCACCTTTAGAGTCATTCAACTTATGCTACTACACTTCCCAG gTCCCTGTCCCACCAATTTTGGGATTTTATCAATTGAAGGAGGAAGAAGTACAACTAAGAATAACCATTAATTTAAAACTTCACGAaagtgtgaaaaataattttgaattctgTGAAGCTCATATACCTTTTTACAATAG aggtCCAATTACACATTTGGAATATAAAACTAGTTTTGGCCAGCTCGAAGTATTTCGAGAGAAAAGCTTACTGATCTGGATTATTG GCCAGAAGTTCCCAAAATCAATGGAAATTAGTCTTTCTGGAACTGTAACTTTTGGAGCCAAGAGCCATGAGAAGCAGCCATTTGACCCAATTTGTATTGGAGAAACAGCATATTTAAAG GGGCACCCTGGCCACTACACtgcaacctggacaacagagtgtgCTATGTCTTCAGAGAAG cTTCATTTTAGGATCTTAGATTACACACTCACTGGGTGTTACGCAGATCAGCATTCAGTTCAAGTTTTTGCATcaggaaaaccaaaaataagtGCAT accGGAAACTAATTTCTTCTGATTATTATATCTGGAATTCTAAAGCCCCCGCTCCAGTAACATATGGATCATTATTACTGTAA
- the LOC105473605 gene encoding AP-5 complex subunit mu-1 isoform X4, whose translation MRNFDPCGPPFRKWNLEEESTGVAGDRRYPTVEKRARVFNGASYVPIPEDGPFLKALLFELRLLDDDKDFVESRDSCSRINKTSIYGLLIGGEELWPVVAFLKNDIIYACVPLVEQTLSPRPPLISVSGVSQGFEFLFGIQDFLYSGQKNDSELNTKLSQLPDLLLQACPFGTLLDANLKNSLDNTNFASVTQPQKQPAWKTGTYKGKPQVSISITEKVKSMQYDKQGIADTWQVVGTVTCKCDLEGIMPNVTISLNLPTNGSPLQDILVHPCVTSLDSAILTSSSIDAMDDSAFSGPYKFPLTPPLESFNLCYYTSQVPVPPILGFYQLKEEEVQLRITINLKLHESVKNNFEFCEAHIPFYNRGPITHLEYKTSFGQLEVFREKSLLIWIIGQKFPKSMEISLSGTVTFGAKSHEKQPFDPICIGETAYLKLHFRILDYTLTGCYADQHSVQVFASGKPKISAYRKLISSDYYIWNSKAPAPVTYGSLLL comes from the exons ATGAGGAACTTTGATCCTTGCGGGCCACCGTTCCGGAAGTGGAATTTAGAGGAAGAAAGTACCGGAGTTGCAGGGGATAG GCGGTATCCAACGGTTGAAAAACGAGCCAGAGTCTTCAATGGAGCAAGTTATGTGCCTATTCCCGAAGATGGTCCCTTTCTTAAAGCACTGCTCTTTGAACTTAGATTATTGGATGATGATAAAGACTTTGTTGAGAGTCGTGATAGCTGTTCACGCATCAATAAAACATCCATTTATGGACTCTTGATAGGAGGTGAAGAACTCTGGCCCGTTGTTGCTTTTCTGAAGAATGACATTATATATGCTTGTGTTCCACTAGTTGAACAAACTCTGTCCCCTCGTCCGCCATTAATTAGTGTTAGTGGAGTTTCACAAGGCTTTGAATTTCTTTTTGGGATACAGGATTTTCTTTATTCAGGTCAAAAAAATGACTCTGAGCTAAATACAAAATTGAGCCAGTTGCCTGACTTGCTTCTGCAGGCTTGTCCATTTGGCACTTTATTAGATGCCAACTTAAAGAATTCATTAGATAATACCAATTTTGCATCTGTGACTCAGCCACAAAAACAGCCAGCTTGGAAAACTGGAACGTACAAAGGAAAACCACAAGTTTCTATTTCTATCACTGAAAAGGTAAAATCCATGCAATATGATAAACAGGGTATAGCGGATACATGGCAAGTTGTTGGAACAGTGACTTGCAAG TGTGATTTGGAAGGAATCATGCCAAATGTTACCATCAGCTTGAATCTCCCCACCAATGGATCTCCACTTCAAGATATTCTAGTTCATCCTTGTGTAACTTCTCTTGACTCTGCAATTCTGACTTCTAGTAGTATTGATGCAATGGATGACTCTGCATTTAGTGGGCCTTACAAATTTCCATTGACTCCACCTTTAGAGTCATTCAACTTATGCTACTACACTTCCCAG gTCCCTGTCCCACCAATTTTGGGATTTTATCAATTGAAGGAGGAAGAAGTACAACTAAGAATAACCATTAATTTAAAACTTCACGAaagtgtgaaaaataattttgaattctgTGAAGCTCATATACCTTTTTACAATAG aggtCCAATTACACATTTGGAATATAAAACTAGTTTTGGCCAGCTCGAAGTATTTCGAGAGAAAAGCTTACTGATCTGGATTATTG GCCAGAAGTTCCCAAAATCAATGGAAATTAGTCTTTCTGGAACTGTAACTTTTGGAGCCAAGAGCCATGAGAAGCAGCCATTTGACCCAATTTGTATTGGAGAAACAGCATATTTAAAG cTTCATTTTAGGATCTTAGATTACACACTCACTGGGTGTTACGCAGATCAGCATTCAGTTCAAGTTTTTGCATcaggaaaaccaaaaataagtGCAT accGGAAACTAATTTCTTCTGATTATTATATCTGGAATTCTAAAGCCCCCGCTCCAGTAACATATGGATCATTATTACTGTAA
- the LOC105473605 gene encoding AP-5 complex subunit mu-1 isoform X2, with protein sequence MAQRAVWLISHEPGTPLCGTVRFSRRYPTVEKRARVFNGASYVPIPEDGPFLKALLFELRLLDDDKDFVESRDSCSRINKTSIYGLLIGGEELWPVVAFLKNDIIYACVPLVEQTLSPRPPLISVSGVSQGFEFLFGIQDFLYSGQKNDSELNTKLSQLPDLLLQACPFGTLLDANLKNSLDNTNFASVTQPQKQPAWKTGTYKGKPQVSISITEKVKSMQYDKQGIADTWQVVGTVTCKCDLEGIMPNVTISLNLPTNGSPLQDILVHPCVTSLDSAILTSSSIDAMDDSAFSGPYKFPLTPPLESFNLCYYTSQVPVPPILGFYQLKEEEVQLRITINLKLHESVKNNFEFCEAHIPFYNRGPITHLEYKTSFGQLEVFREKSLLIWIIGQKFPKSMEISLSGTVTFGAKSHEKQPFDPICIGETAYLKGHPGHYTATWTTECAMSSEKLHFRILDYTLTGCYADQHSVQVFASGKPKISAYRKLISSDYYIWNSKAPAPVTYGSLLL encoded by the exons ATGGCGCAGCGGGCAGTGTGGCTTATAAGTCACGAACCGGGAACTCCACTTTGTGGCACCGTGAGATTCTCCAG GCGGTATCCAACGGTTGAAAAACGAGCCAGAGTCTTCAATGGAGCAAGTTATGTGCCTATTCCCGAAGATGGTCCCTTTCTTAAAGCACTGCTCTTTGAACTTAGATTATTGGATGATGATAAAGACTTTGTTGAGAGTCGTGATAGCTGTTCACGCATCAATAAAACATCCATTTATGGACTCTTGATAGGAGGTGAAGAACTCTGGCCCGTTGTTGCTTTTCTGAAGAATGACATTATATATGCTTGTGTTCCACTAGTTGAACAAACTCTGTCCCCTCGTCCGCCATTAATTAGTGTTAGTGGAGTTTCACAAGGCTTTGAATTTCTTTTTGGGATACAGGATTTTCTTTATTCAGGTCAAAAAAATGACTCTGAGCTAAATACAAAATTGAGCCAGTTGCCTGACTTGCTTCTGCAGGCTTGTCCATTTGGCACTTTATTAGATGCCAACTTAAAGAATTCATTAGATAATACCAATTTTGCATCTGTGACTCAGCCACAAAAACAGCCAGCTTGGAAAACTGGAACGTACAAAGGAAAACCACAAGTTTCTATTTCTATCACTGAAAAGGTAAAATCCATGCAATATGATAAACAGGGTATAGCGGATACATGGCAAGTTGTTGGAACAGTGACTTGCAAG TGTGATTTGGAAGGAATCATGCCAAATGTTACCATCAGCTTGAATCTCCCCACCAATGGATCTCCACTTCAAGATATTCTAGTTCATCCTTGTGTAACTTCTCTTGACTCTGCAATTCTGACTTCTAGTAGTATTGATGCAATGGATGACTCTGCATTTAGTGGGCCTTACAAATTTCCATTGACTCCACCTTTAGAGTCATTCAACTTATGCTACTACACTTCCCAG gTCCCTGTCCCACCAATTTTGGGATTTTATCAATTGAAGGAGGAAGAAGTACAACTAAGAATAACCATTAATTTAAAACTTCACGAaagtgtgaaaaataattttgaattctgTGAAGCTCATATACCTTTTTACAATAG aggtCCAATTACACATTTGGAATATAAAACTAGTTTTGGCCAGCTCGAAGTATTTCGAGAGAAAAGCTTACTGATCTGGATTATTG GCCAGAAGTTCCCAAAATCAATGGAAATTAGTCTTTCTGGAACTGTAACTTTTGGAGCCAAGAGCCATGAGAAGCAGCCATTTGACCCAATTTGTATTGGAGAAACAGCATATTTAAAG GGGCACCCTGGCCACTACACtgcaacctggacaacagagtgtgCTATGTCTTCAGAGAAG cTTCATTTTAGGATCTTAGATTACACACTCACTGGGTGTTACGCAGATCAGCATTCAGTTCAAGTTTTTGCATcaggaaaaccaaaaataagtGCAT accGGAAACTAATTTCTTCTGATTATTATATCTGGAATTCTAAAGCCCCCGCTCCAGTAACATATGGATCATTATTACTGTAA
- the LOC105473605 gene encoding AP-5 complex subunit mu-1 isoform X5: MAQRAVWLISHEPGTPLCGTVRFSRRYPTVEKRARVFNGASYVPIPEDGPFLKALLFELRLLDDDKDFVESRDSCSRINKTSIYGLLIGGEELWPVVAFLKNDIIYACVPLVEQTLSPRPPLISVSGVSQGFEFLFGIQDFLYSGQKNDSELNTKLSQLPDLLLQACPFGTLLDANLKNSLDNTNFASVTQPQKQPAWKTGTYKGKPQVSISITEKVKSMQYDKQGIADTWQVVGTVTCKCDLEGIMPNVTISLNLPTNGSPLQDILVHPCVTSLDSAILTSSSIDAMDDSAFSGPYKFPLTPPLESFNLCYYTSQVPVPPILGFYQLKEEEVQLRITINLKLHESVKNNFEFCEAHIPFYNRGPITHLEYKTSFGQLEVFREKSLLIWIIGQKFPKSMEISLSGTVTFGAKSHEKQPFDPICIGETAYLKLHFRILDYTLTGCYADQHSVQVFASGKPKISAYRKLISSDYYIWNSKAPAPVTYGSLLL; this comes from the exons ATGGCGCAGCGGGCAGTGTGGCTTATAAGTCACGAACCGGGAACTCCACTTTGTGGCACCGTGAGATTCTCCAG GCGGTATCCAACGGTTGAAAAACGAGCCAGAGTCTTCAATGGAGCAAGTTATGTGCCTATTCCCGAAGATGGTCCCTTTCTTAAAGCACTGCTCTTTGAACTTAGATTATTGGATGATGATAAAGACTTTGTTGAGAGTCGTGATAGCTGTTCACGCATCAATAAAACATCCATTTATGGACTCTTGATAGGAGGTGAAGAACTCTGGCCCGTTGTTGCTTTTCTGAAGAATGACATTATATATGCTTGTGTTCCACTAGTTGAACAAACTCTGTCCCCTCGTCCGCCATTAATTAGTGTTAGTGGAGTTTCACAAGGCTTTGAATTTCTTTTTGGGATACAGGATTTTCTTTATTCAGGTCAAAAAAATGACTCTGAGCTAAATACAAAATTGAGCCAGTTGCCTGACTTGCTTCTGCAGGCTTGTCCATTTGGCACTTTATTAGATGCCAACTTAAAGAATTCATTAGATAATACCAATTTTGCATCTGTGACTCAGCCACAAAAACAGCCAGCTTGGAAAACTGGAACGTACAAAGGAAAACCACAAGTTTCTATTTCTATCACTGAAAAGGTAAAATCCATGCAATATGATAAACAGGGTATAGCGGATACATGGCAAGTTGTTGGAACAGTGACTTGCAAG TGTGATTTGGAAGGAATCATGCCAAATGTTACCATCAGCTTGAATCTCCCCACCAATGGATCTCCACTTCAAGATATTCTAGTTCATCCTTGTGTAACTTCTCTTGACTCTGCAATTCTGACTTCTAGTAGTATTGATGCAATGGATGACTCTGCATTTAGTGGGCCTTACAAATTTCCATTGACTCCACCTTTAGAGTCATTCAACTTATGCTACTACACTTCCCAG gTCCCTGTCCCACCAATTTTGGGATTTTATCAATTGAAGGAGGAAGAAGTACAACTAAGAATAACCATTAATTTAAAACTTCACGAaagtgtgaaaaataattttgaattctgTGAAGCTCATATACCTTTTTACAATAG aggtCCAATTACACATTTGGAATATAAAACTAGTTTTGGCCAGCTCGAAGTATTTCGAGAGAAAAGCTTACTGATCTGGATTATTG GCCAGAAGTTCCCAAAATCAATGGAAATTAGTCTTTCTGGAACTGTAACTTTTGGAGCCAAGAGCCATGAGAAGCAGCCATTTGACCCAATTTGTATTGGAGAAACAGCATATTTAAAG cTTCATTTTAGGATCTTAGATTACACACTCACTGGGTGTTACGCAGATCAGCATTCAGTTCAAGTTTTTGCATcaggaaaaccaaaaataagtGCAT accGGAAACTAATTTCTTCTGATTATTATATCTGGAATTCTAAAGCCCCCGCTCCAGTAACATATGGATCATTATTACTGTAA
- the LOC105473605 gene encoding AP-5 complex subunit mu-1 isoform X6, whose amino-acid sequence MRNFDPCGPPFRKWNLEEESTGVAGDRRYPTVEKRARVFNGASYVPIPEDGPFLKALLFELRLLDDDKDFVESRDSCSRINKTSIYGLLIGGEELWPVVAFLKNDIIYACVPLVEQTLSPRPPLISVSGVSQGFEFLFGIQDFLYSGQKNDSELNTKLSQLPDLLLQACPFGTLLDANLKNSLDNTNFASVTQPQKQPAWKTGTYKGKPQVSISITEKVKSMQYDKQGIADTWQVVGTVTCKCDLEGIMPNVTISLNLPTNGSPLQDILVHPCVTSLDSAILTSSSIDAMDDSAFSGPYKFPLTPPLESFNLCYYTSQVPVPPILGFYQLKEEEVQLRITINLKLHESVKNNFEFCEAHIPFYNRGPITHLEYKTSFGQLEVFREKSLLIWIIGQKFPKSMEISLSGTVTFGAKSHEKQPFDPICIGETAYLKLHFRILDYTLTGCYADQHSVQVFASGKPKISAWLHLCQMPSFSHV is encoded by the exons ATGAGGAACTTTGATCCTTGCGGGCCACCGTTCCGGAAGTGGAATTTAGAGGAAGAAAGTACCGGAGTTGCAGGGGATAG GCGGTATCCAACGGTTGAAAAACGAGCCAGAGTCTTCAATGGAGCAAGTTATGTGCCTATTCCCGAAGATGGTCCCTTTCTTAAAGCACTGCTCTTTGAACTTAGATTATTGGATGATGATAAAGACTTTGTTGAGAGTCGTGATAGCTGTTCACGCATCAATAAAACATCCATTTATGGACTCTTGATAGGAGGTGAAGAACTCTGGCCCGTTGTTGCTTTTCTGAAGAATGACATTATATATGCTTGTGTTCCACTAGTTGAACAAACTCTGTCCCCTCGTCCGCCATTAATTAGTGTTAGTGGAGTTTCACAAGGCTTTGAATTTCTTTTTGGGATACAGGATTTTCTTTATTCAGGTCAAAAAAATGACTCTGAGCTAAATACAAAATTGAGCCAGTTGCCTGACTTGCTTCTGCAGGCTTGTCCATTTGGCACTTTATTAGATGCCAACTTAAAGAATTCATTAGATAATACCAATTTTGCATCTGTGACTCAGCCACAAAAACAGCCAGCTTGGAAAACTGGAACGTACAAAGGAAAACCACAAGTTTCTATTTCTATCACTGAAAAGGTAAAATCCATGCAATATGATAAACAGGGTATAGCGGATACATGGCAAGTTGTTGGAACAGTGACTTGCAAG TGTGATTTGGAAGGAATCATGCCAAATGTTACCATCAGCTTGAATCTCCCCACCAATGGATCTCCACTTCAAGATATTCTAGTTCATCCTTGTGTAACTTCTCTTGACTCTGCAATTCTGACTTCTAGTAGTATTGATGCAATGGATGACTCTGCATTTAGTGGGCCTTACAAATTTCCATTGACTCCACCTTTAGAGTCATTCAACTTATGCTACTACACTTCCCAG gTCCCTGTCCCACCAATTTTGGGATTTTATCAATTGAAGGAGGAAGAAGTACAACTAAGAATAACCATTAATTTAAAACTTCACGAaagtgtgaaaaataattttgaattctgTGAAGCTCATATACCTTTTTACAATAG aggtCCAATTACACATTTGGAATATAAAACTAGTTTTGGCCAGCTCGAAGTATTTCGAGAGAAAAGCTTACTGATCTGGATTATTG GCCAGAAGTTCCCAAAATCAATGGAAATTAGTCTTTCTGGAACTGTAACTTTTGGAGCCAAGAGCCATGAGAAGCAGCCATTTGACCCAATTTGTATTGGAGAAACAGCATATTTAAAG cTTCATTTTAGGATCTTAGATTACACACTCACTGGGTGTTACGCAGATCAGCATTCAGTTCAAGTTTTTGCATcaggaaaaccaaaaataagtGCAT
- the LOC105473605 gene encoding AP-5 complex subunit mu-1 isoform X7 has product MRNFDPCGPPFRKWNLEEESTGVAGDRRYPTVEKRARVFNGASYVPIPEDGPFLKALLFELRLLDDDKDFVESRDSCSRINKTSIYGLLIGGEELWPVVAFLKNDIIYACVPLVEQTLSPRPPLISVSGVSQGFEFLFGIQDFLYSGQKNDSELNTKLSQLPDLLLQACPFGTLLDANLKNSLDNTNFASVTQPQKQPAWKTGTYKGKPQVSISITEKVKSMQYDKQGIADTWQVVGTVTCKCDLEGIMPNVTISLNLPTNGSPLQDILVHPCVTSLDSAILTSSSIDAMDDSAFSGPYKFPLTPPLESFNLCYYTSQVPVPPILGFYQLKEEEVQLRITINLKLHESVKNNFEFCEAHIPFYNRGPITHLEYKTSFGQLEVFREKSLLIWIIGQKFPKSMEISLSGTVTFGAKSHEKQPFDPICIGETAYLKGCISAKCQVSLMFERRKVNDIEAWI; this is encoded by the exons ATGAGGAACTTTGATCCTTGCGGGCCACCGTTCCGGAAGTGGAATTTAGAGGAAGAAAGTACCGGAGTTGCAGGGGATAG GCGGTATCCAACGGTTGAAAAACGAGCCAGAGTCTTCAATGGAGCAAGTTATGTGCCTATTCCCGAAGATGGTCCCTTTCTTAAAGCACTGCTCTTTGAACTTAGATTATTGGATGATGATAAAGACTTTGTTGAGAGTCGTGATAGCTGTTCACGCATCAATAAAACATCCATTTATGGACTCTTGATAGGAGGTGAAGAACTCTGGCCCGTTGTTGCTTTTCTGAAGAATGACATTATATATGCTTGTGTTCCACTAGTTGAACAAACTCTGTCCCCTCGTCCGCCATTAATTAGTGTTAGTGGAGTTTCACAAGGCTTTGAATTTCTTTTTGGGATACAGGATTTTCTTTATTCAGGTCAAAAAAATGACTCTGAGCTAAATACAAAATTGAGCCAGTTGCCTGACTTGCTTCTGCAGGCTTGTCCATTTGGCACTTTATTAGATGCCAACTTAAAGAATTCATTAGATAATACCAATTTTGCATCTGTGACTCAGCCACAAAAACAGCCAGCTTGGAAAACTGGAACGTACAAAGGAAAACCACAAGTTTCTATTTCTATCACTGAAAAGGTAAAATCCATGCAATATGATAAACAGGGTATAGCGGATACATGGCAAGTTGTTGGAACAGTGACTTGCAAG TGTGATTTGGAAGGAATCATGCCAAATGTTACCATCAGCTTGAATCTCCCCACCAATGGATCTCCACTTCAAGATATTCTAGTTCATCCTTGTGTAACTTCTCTTGACTCTGCAATTCTGACTTCTAGTAGTATTGATGCAATGGATGACTCTGCATTTAGTGGGCCTTACAAATTTCCATTGACTCCACCTTTAGAGTCATTCAACTTATGCTACTACACTTCCCAG gTCCCTGTCCCACCAATTTTGGGATTTTATCAATTGAAGGAGGAAGAAGTACAACTAAGAATAACCATTAATTTAAAACTTCACGAaagtgtgaaaaataattttgaattctgTGAAGCTCATATACCTTTTTACAATAG aggtCCAATTACACATTTGGAATATAAAACTAGTTTTGGCCAGCTCGAAGTATTTCGAGAGAAAAGCTTACTGATCTGGATTATTG GCCAGAAGTTCCCAAAATCAATGGAAATTAGTCTTTCTGGAACTGTAACTTTTGGAGCCAAGAGCCATGAGAAGCAGCCATTTGACCCAATTTGTATTGGAGAAACAGCATATTTAAAG